Genomic DNA from Niallia circulans:
ATTTATTTGATAACCATCAAATGTGCTAAGTTTACTAATTTTTATATTTTGATATGTTAACTCTTTTACATCTAACATAGATTGAGATCTCCATTCTATTACTTCAATTAATTTGCCTATGAAATTAAGGTCTCATACTCAATGGTAATTATAAGTGAATATGTCTCCATTTTATTATATTAATGAAAAATCAAATAGTTTTTAAAAATTAACTATAATTAAAAAATACAATAATATATAATGTTAAGGACTAATTTTGAAAGTAGGTAATTTTTTTGAAGGTAAAGGAAAAGGCTCAAATAAATACTAAATTTTTGGATGGCTTAAGAGTTATCTTTGCTTTATGGGTACTATTGGATCATTTCTATGCATACATCGGCGGAGAGAACTTTGTACATATACCCTTTGGTGAACAACTACTTAATGGTTCAATCCCTGTAAGTGGTTTTATGATAATTACTGGGTTCTTAATGATGTATCACTATCTTTTAAAGCAGGATATAGAACTGCCTAACCAATCAAAAACACTTTATCGGTTTTGGCTAAAAAGACTATTTAGATTATATCCAATTTATTTTATTGCTATTATTACAGCATTTTTGACTGTTCCAGTCAGAGATAAATTAAATGTAAATATCTTGAATTATTTTACTAAAAGTAATATCAATGGTTACGGAGAGGAGTTAATCTATTCATCAAATTACCCTAGTATAGTTGATCTTTTTTCCCACCTTACTTTCTTACATGGTCTAATTCCACAAAACGCTGTTAGTATACTAGGCCCAGCATGGAGTTTATCATTAGAGATGCAATTTTATTTAGTATTCCCTTTTCTTTTTCTTATCTTCTTTTATAAGAAAAAAAGTATGAATTTAAGTGTATTATCATTATTATTTATCTCAACAGTAATAGCAATAATAATGCCTATCCTGTTTGGAATTTATAGCAAAGTTGGAATATTAACCACATTCCCACAACCTTCTGTTATTTTATATCAATTACCGCTTTTTGTGTATGGTATGCTTTTAGCAACTGTAGCGTTGAAAAAAATTAAATGGGAGTTTTTAATCTTGGGTATGGTCTCTATTGCTTTAACTCAAGGTAAAATGACTATTTTGGTTGTATTAATTATAACTGTGCTAATGTTCTTGGAGAAAATTAATGGGAGATTTACTGCTACCAAATTACTATACAATGTATTTAAAAAAGCAAATGATTTTCTCTCATCAAGAGGAGCAAATCTAGGGGCGAATTTATCTTATTCAGTATATCTACTACATCTCATA
This window encodes:
- a CDS encoding acyltransferase family protein, coding for MKVKEKAQINTKFLDGLRVIFALWVLLDHFYAYIGGENFVHIPFGEQLLNGSIPVSGFMIITGFLMMYHYLLKQDIELPNQSKTLYRFWLKRLFRLYPIYFIAIITAFLTVPVRDKLNVNILNYFTKSNINGYGEELIYSSNYPSIVDLFSHLTFLHGLIPQNAVSILGPAWSLSLEMQFYLVFPFLFLIFFYKKKSMNLSVLSLLFISTVIAIIMPILFGIYSKVGILTTFPQPSVILYQLPLFVYGMLLATVALKKIKWEFLILGMVSIALTQGKMTILVVLIITVLMFLEKINGRFTATKLLYNVFKKANDFLSSRGANLGANLSYSVYLLHLILLPFVVQISINFFSVITTNKLIIASLSLIFFLTINILVSYFLYYKIEILFIKMGKNLLRIQNSNRNEGIKQSS